The Arvicola amphibius chromosome 6, mArvAmp1.2, whole genome shotgun sequence DNA window AAGCTGTGaggagaagcagagcagaggCTGTGATGGTGACGGCCAGCGGTAGGAATCTCTGGGATGTCCAATGGAGCAGATCCAAAGTCACGTCTCCTGGGAAGCCAACTCCCTTGTCCCCAGGGCTGCTCCAGCCAGGCTGGGACGCCAGCCAGGGGCTTTCACTTGGCTGTGTAACTCCCTAGGTTTGATGTCTCTGCTGTTTATCCCAACCAGAAGAAATTAAGCACCTTCACAGAGGCCCCGTACTCCAGGCATTATTCTGTGGATCAGGTGAGCCTGCCTCCTCGCATGGGGTCTGCATTCTCCTCCACCACCTGTGAACGCTCCAACCCAAGCTCCGCTCCTACCCGGGCTTCAGGACTGTGGCGGGAAACGAGAAGTTAGGGGCCACAGGCTTCCTTCTGCAGCCTCAGCACCAGCCTGGCTCTATACTCTGTCCCTGAAGTGGAACAGGGCTAATGACAGGGCCATCAGGGCTGACTTGAGTGCAGAGCCCTGGGTATCAGGCTGGGGGAATGTGTGGTTCCATTTCCAGGTCAAAGATGACTTGGGGGAGGACTTGCTGGGGGCTGGGAGGGGCTAGATGGTTAAGACTGATCCAGTCAGCTCTGAGCCTGCTCTAATTTAGTCCCATATAGGACCTGGGACCTATAACTCCAAGGATACCTGCTTCAGCAAGAAGTTTCTGGAACAGAAGATGGGCTCAGGCTGGGCTCGGGCCCAGGAAGCCACTCGACTAACCCAGCTACCCCACTTCCAGTACCGAAGTATCATGAAGGAAAGACAGCAGCAGGTGAGGCTTAGAGCATggccctccccacctccaggaaCCAGGCTTCCTGTCCATATGGCTATTTCTTCAGAGTCCCGGTGGACACAGTTTCCTCTTGGAGAGCTCCACCGTCCCTTGGGCTCCTTCCTGGCTGGAACTTCTTTGGTTCCTTTTTCATCGTGCGGTCTCTTCTGTTGGGGCAGGTGCACAAGCTGGGACCTGGCTCTTACAACTTCAAAGACTTCTTGACCCAGATGCAGGAGAAACCACAGAGCAAGCGGGGACTGCTCAGCTCTGGGGAGATGCGCTTCCGAGGACTCATCGGGGTAGGTGCTCTTGTCTCCTCCAGCCCCTGTCCCTTGCGGGAAGGGTTTTGCAGCTTGGATAGATTGAGAAGCCCCCTGCTTTGGGCCGGTCTCCTCCCTAGGCTTGGTTAAGCTCTCCTCTGGCTCACTGGCCCTTCTGTGCTCTCCTGAGTCTCAGCCTTGAGCCCAGTGGCTGTGAGATCTTCCAGAAGGGACAAATGTGGTTCCTCTCCAGGTCTAGGAGGAAACCTAAAATATATCAGAAGCTCAGCAAATGTATCCAGTCCGCCAGCCAACCAGGAAATGATGACTAAGCAACAACAGGATGCCAGTACTGAACTAGGCCTTGAGAGATCTGGCAGAGATAAATAGACGAGTAGGCACCCAGGGACACAAACCACAGTATGAAGAAGGACATACATAGCTGGCCAGAGTTTTAAGGGGGAAATGACACAAGGAAGGAGCGCTGTGGAGTGATTCACAGACAGCAGTTTGGGACCCGCAGTTTGACCCCTGGGCAAAGGGGACTCATGATACCCGATTCTTGCCTAGAACATTCCTGGGAATGGGAGCAGTATAAGCTAAGGACCCGAGGTGGGGATACACTTGGCTAGTTCGAACAATAGCCAGGCTACAGAGAGCTGGTGAGGTGAGAAATGAGAAGGTTCTGAGTGAAGTCTGTGAGGAGGGCCTTGCAGCCTAGGGAAGGCTTTCAAGTGTCCTGCTACGGGCTTTGAGATGACACTGAGGTCTGGGGAGGCCAAGGACTTGATTGACCACTGAAGGAGCTCCTTGGAGAGAGGGCCCCGCGCATCTGTTCATTCTGACTTTTAGAGACAAGCTTCCTGTGTGTTGATTGCAGAGGGtactggcttgcttttttttctggctgCTGTTAAGGCTTTGGAGCAAGTCAGCACAGTTAGGGGCCCAGTCTCCTAACAAAGGGGTTTTCTCCAGAACACTCCACCTACACTCTGAGCCACGGGAGGAAGCAAGACCCATCTGATTcttctggagacagacagatccgaTCCTCACAGTGGCTTAATTTTTCCATGCATAGGTCCCACCTTCTCTGCTAGGTCTGGCTCCTCTAGGGTTTGGCTGCTGAGCCCAGAGGAGAGGTGGGTTGCTTCATCTGCGTAGCAGCAGTGCCCCCATGTGGCTAAAAGGTGCATATCATCCAAGACAAGCCCCAACTCCCTGCACCACAAATTAACTATGCTCATTGCACTTCTAAAACTACCTAGAAGCTAATCCAGGCCTCTGATACTAGCCACAGTCACCTCACCTTGACTTGTGTGATGGGACCTACTAGGTGCCAGGCCCTGGGCAGAGGTCTCTACAGAAACTCAACTCTGTCATTATTCCCTGCCGGGAAGTATTACCATCTCTATGTTAATCCCACGGGACCATGCGGCTCAGAGGCCCAAGCTCCCCCAGCTAGGCAGGAGCAGAGCCAAGGGTCCCCCAGCCTAGAACTCCAGAACTCCGGGTGCTCATCCATCCCAGCCTGTTCACAGCACAGTGAGGAAGCTGGTCACAGAGCTGCAGGTGTCGTTGACAGAGcagctgcctgtgtgtgtgctgggtagGAGAGTGTGGGTCCCAGGAGAGATGGTGCCTGGAGATCTTTGCAGGGTTGGCATGATTGCCCCACCGGAGGGTAGGAAGAGGAATTCTGAAGGATGAAAACACTGTAAGCAAACAAGAGCAGGGAGATCAGGCTGAGTGGCAGGTGCTGAGGCAGCAATGTAGCCAGCCTCGagctaaaggtgtgagccacggAGGAGGTTCACAGGTGATGCCGTGAGGCGGGGTGGGTAACACAGCCACAAACTGAAAACCTGGTTCCTCTTGAGATTCGAAACCCCAGGCATCGCTTCCTCAGATGGACCAGCACAAAGAGTGGGACCGACAACTTTGCGTTTCTGTCTCCTGCCCTGCAGAACTATTATCCAGGCCCTGGAAATTATGGGGAGAAGGGTAACCCATACACACGGCTGGAGGAGAATGCCTGGAACCGCTCACATTCCGAGGGCCTTATGTGTAGGATGTCCAACAAGCCACCACCCCTGTCTCACCAGGTAACTCCCCACCAGGCATAGGGAGGCTGAAATTCCACCTTGGTCCCTCCCCTGTAAGTACCTCCACCACTTTTGTCTCTAGGGCAGTGGCCTGGGACCTGGTACCTACACCATCAAAAGTGGCATCGAGAGCTTCGTGAACCGATCCACTGGTACTCGTGGCCCCTACGACATTTTCTCTGGTGACCGAAGCAAGCCTATACCCTACGGACATTATTCCATGCAGGTATGTGCCTGGGTGGGTGGCTGTGAGCTCCACCCCCCCGGCAGACAAGCTTCGTGGCTTAGCCACAGGAACATAGTCCTGTGTGCCACGTGTTGCCGGGAGGAGGGGTCTCCCCTTGCTGACTGtgtgcctctgccagggtgggatATAGTTCCCTGTGTCAGGGCAGGGGCCAGAGCACGGTTTTGCACATCAGATCCTATGGTTTGTTCTCTCCTCAATACCAACATGAACTGCACATATACAGATGGTCCAGCATGCAGGGCTGGTACGTCAGCTGCCAGACCTGCGGTCACCCCAAGGGTACAGTGTCTGTTTGTAAACATTTCCCAGGCTTCACGGATCTGAGCTAACCCAGCTCAGTTAGTGGCAGTGCTCTGGGTAATAGAGTCCCAGAGTGGAAGAGGAAAGGTGACTGAGGTAGCCTTTTAGCTTGCTTTACCTTTCCAATCCCCGTCAAAATCTTGCTACAGGATTTCATAGTTTTCCTGTCTTCGGGCTTATAGCTAGAGGGATCAAGTATGTGTCCAGACCTGTTTTTCCTGTCCCCCCCTTGGAGTCGCTGCCTGAGCAGGGTTAGTCCAGTTCGCCGTCTAGACGCAGGGAAATAGCCTGTGTGGAACTTCCAGtcgaggagaaagaaaggtgcaACCAGCCAGGAACAGAATAAAAACTGCTGCTAATGGGAGACCACTGTGGTGGCAGACGGTGTTacagattttatattttagggCAATTTTAGGTTCACAGCAAAATGGAGAGGCAAATTCGGAGTTTCTgcatcctctctgcctcctgcaccaCATACAGATACCCATAAATCTTTTAAAACGTGCATTCGTCTATTTGTTTGGGTGTGCGAGGTTGGTTCATGGCATGCTTGTgaaacttgcaggagtcagcagtctccttccaccaggtgggtcccagggattgaactcgggagCTCAGGCTTCACCTTCACTGCGGGCTctgtccccatccctcccccGCCATCAGATGAGTAGTGCGTGTGTTAGTCCTGGAACCTCGGGCACAAGCCATTGTTACCACGATGGGATTCTCTTCACGGCAGTCATTCTGTGGGCTGgtcttgccttttgttttgttttttcatttttatctccttccttccttcctccctcccttccttccttccttccttccttccttccttccttccttccttcttccttcctccttccttcctccctccctccctccctccctcccttccttccttccttcctagcgAGCCTATGACCTTCCTGGgacaatgtttttttctcttcGATTCCTCAGAGAAAGAAGTCCAGGGAGCTGACAAATTTCAAGAGCTTCGTGGAGGAACTCAACTCACAACACAACAAGAAGCGTGGCACTTTTTCAAAACTTCCCCGAGAACCGAAACACCCCACGGAGAGAATTTTTTGGACTACTCTTAGTCAGTACCCCAGAAATCTGGTCAGTGTACCCCACGGTCTGTTTTCTCTCTTGGAAGGCCAGTGAGATTGCGGGAGGTGGGGTGCCGTGTCTGGTTGCCAGCCTGGCCTTGCATTGGCTAGCCCCTTTCTTAGCCTCCATTCTACACCCAGCCTTGCTGTGTGGCCAGTACTCGCAGCTGTGATTAGGATTACCAATGTGGACCCCATAGCTGAGCCAGGCCACCAGGAAGTCCCGGCCAGAGATGCCTTCccatctgcccttcctcccctgGCCTTAAAGAGCTGGAGAATTGGGCAAAGACTGGGCAGGATGGAGTGAGATAGGGTCCATCCTCAGATTTACCTACCTGCTCTTCCCAGGGAGGGGCCAGGCTCTGCCTCCTCAAGGCGGTCCTTTCTGGGGGACAGTGGCCAGTTCTCTGAGTGGGCCCTGGCAGGGTCTGCCCcaagggaagaaatgaaataggaggaaaagggcTGGACGCTCTGACTACGTGCTAAACCACTGTCCATCCCTCTCccatgggaggctgggagggacACCACTAGCATTAGACAAATGGAAACTGGGGTGCAGAACTTGAAAAGGGTTTCCCCGTAGGGGCCAGGAGACCCCATATAGGACTAAGCTCTCTGACTCCAGGACCAGTGTGCCTCAGTTCTAGGCTGCTGTTCAGAGCACTTCTCTGGTCATCTCAGGGGCCCCTGGGAACCTGTAAAGAGGCCTCTGTTTGGGGGTGGGTAGAGTGGGGGGTGCTGGACAGATGAGGTCAGCTGCCATGAATCCTCAGTTGTCCTACCTGGGCTGAGATTTCTAGGGCTTCCTCAGTGGGTCCCTCTTTACCCCTAGGATATAGCTGGCCCTGGTTCTTATCTTCCTCATGAGACGGAACAGAAACACGTCAACCGGCCGCCATTCCTCCTGGCCTCCAAGCGGTCAGGCAATAAGGCCTACCAGATGTTTTTGGGAAACTGGGTGAGTGGGTcgaggttgggggaggggcatggtGGTGGACAGGGAAGTTTTCCCGTTCCTTCAGATAGCCCAAGCCCTTTGTGCCCCTGACACAGATGCTCCCTGGGCCCAGGACTCTCTCTTTCATTAACTCTGTCTTATTTTTCTAGGCACTTGCTTTCTAGGGTCTCCAATGTGAGCAGGCACGGGGGACTTGATAAGGGTCAGGTCAATGGGTCCTGTGCTAGGGCTTCTGATTCAGCATGCCTTGGGGAGAAGGGCTGCAAACAACCTTTCCAACAGGTTTCCGGGGTGCACTAGTTTCCTTTCCTATTGCCGCGATCAAATGATTCTGACAAAGGCAGCTTTATGGGAGaaaggcttatttggcttacaattccaggttacggTCCATCATTGCGGAGGAGCCAGGGAAGAACTAGTCACACTGTGGccatagtcaagagcagagagcaatgggTTAACGCACGCATGCTTCCTTGTGTCCAGCCCCCTCTCTATGCTTACACAGTCCACAACCCAAACacggaatggtgctgcccacaatgcGTGAGCCTCAATGAATGGAATCAAAACAAgccctcacagatatgcccacatGCCAACCTCATCTAGACAAACTCCTTATTGAGATTCTCTTCTTGTGTGATTCTTGGGACAATTAAAACTGATTATCACACAGAAGCCACACTTTGAGAACCAAAGTGTTAAGAGGCCCCACCTACTGGACAGCTCTCccatcctcttcccttccctgggCATGCTTCCCCTGTCTCTGCACTAGTCGTGGGGCTTCGAGGGCAGCTGGTGGAGAGTGGAGATGTTAGCTCATTTCTTATGCATGAGTGAACAACTTCTCTtctgtccccttccctccctggctCTTTTTGCT harbors:
- the Lexm gene encoding lymphocyte expansion molecule — translated: MSTHPKWFKGAPFGVQSHRFDVSAVYPNQKKLSTFTEAPYSRHYSVDQSHIGPGTYNSKDTCFSKKFLEQKMGSGWARAQEATRLTQLPHFQYRSIMKERQQQVHKLGPGSYNFKDFLTQMQEKPQSKRGLLSSGEMRFRGLIGNYYPGPGNYGEKGNPYTRLEENAWNRSHSEGLMCRMSNKPPPLSHQGSGLGPGTYTIKSGIESFVNRSTGTRGPYDIFSGDRSKPIPYGHYSMQRKKSRELTNFKSFVEELNSQHNKKRGTFSKLPREPKHPTERIFWTTLSQYPRNLDIAGPGSYLPHETEQKHVNRPPFLLASKRSGNKAYQMFLGNWNPVGVGRYLNTTLMETKDRRQRFRSLFLNGAKRYPDDPIRDRHLQERITPFTKGKCPPTVDYNSDPTP